Proteins from a single region of Schistocerca gregaria isolate iqSchGreg1 chromosome 3, iqSchGreg1.2, whole genome shotgun sequence:
- the LOC126355697 gene encoding cuticle protein 18.7-like, whose amino-acid sequence MKCLIVLSALMTVALAKPGYLGVGIAAPAVAAAAPVLAGPGVAVQPAPVLVGGIHPGLAAYGPANIVVGPGGYNLDTPDVAAARSAHLTAVAQTRARDAAINGAALAAAAAAAYAAPAAVVAAPAVAAVAAPAVAAVGPAVAPSVAALAPGLLGAPGALAAAKAAYHG is encoded by the coding sequence ATCGTCCTGAGTGCCCTCATGACCGTGGCTCTGGCCAAGCCGGGTTACCTGGGAGTAGGGATCGCCGCCCCTGCCGTCGCTGCTGCCGCCCCCGTGCTCGCCGGCCCTGGCGTCGCCGTCCAGCCCGCCCCCGTCCTGGTGGGCGGCATCCACCCCGGCCTGGCGGCCTACGGCCCGGCCAACATCGTCGTCGGGCCCGGCGGCTACAACCTGGACACCCCTGACGTGGCCGCCGCCAGATCCGCCCACCTGACGGCCGTCGCCCAGACGAGGGCGCGCGACGCCGCCATCAACGGGGCGGCGCTGGCCGCCGCGGCTGCTGCGGcatacgccgcccctgcagccgtGGTCGCCGCCCCCGCGGTGGCtgccgtcgccgcccccgccgtcgcagCCGTTGGCCCAGCTGTCGCGCCTTCCGTGGCTGCCCTCGCCCCCGGCCTCCTGGGAGCGCCCGGAGCTCTGGCTGCCGCCAAGGCTGCCTACCACGGCTGA